The Myxocyprinus asiaticus isolate MX2 ecotype Aquarium Trade chromosome 36, UBuf_Myxa_2, whole genome shotgun sequence genome segment tgcaacaggcacgcagccgccggcttatggacaggcccgcggctgcgttggcacatcaactgcctcaagttgctggcaattctgctcgccctgcggcggttctggccattgatccagggcaagcacgtgttagttcggacagacaacacggcaacggtagcatatgtcaactgtcaaggcggtctgcgctcccgttgtatgtcacaactcgcccaccgtctcctcctctggagtcagcagcacctcaagtcgctgtgagccactcacatcccgggcgacctcaacactgcagcggacgtgctgtcacagcaggttaccatCAGGGGAGAGTGCAGACTCCacactcaggtggtccagctgatctggagttgattcagacaggcacaggtagacctgttctccTCCCAGGAattctcccactgcccactctggtatgcccttaCCGAGGCACCTATTGGTATAgatacgctggcacacagctggccccctggactgtgcaaatatgcatttcccccagtgagcctacttgcacagaccctgtgcaaggtcagggaggacgaggagcaggtcggcccacccagacgtggcccacccagacgtggttctcggacctcacgctcctcgcgaattcccctgaggaaggaccttctttctcagggatggggcaccatctggcacccgcgaccagacctctggaatctccatgtctggcccctggatgggacgtggaagacctaagcggtctaccacccgcagtggtagacacgatcactcaggctagggccccctctacgaggcgcctgtatgcctttaagtggcatctgttcgttaagtgttgttcttcccgacgggaagactgccagagatgtgcagtcggatcggtgctttccttcctgcaggagaggtgggaagggcgttcgacactcataacagtgttgggggaggttacgtgtcggcctggtgcgctggctacgaggcacacagtggtctgcccgtcacacacaaccagttcacgtaacacggttcagccagttgcggcgttttgtatagggacccctagtgtcactacaacgacacaacatcgagtgagtgacagatagggaacgtcctggttacctgtgtaacctccgttccctgatggagggaatgagacgttgtgtccctcctgctacaatgctgaactacccgttgaaatggctgggaccttgtctcggctcctcagcataaaacctgaataagtggttgcataccagctccttttatacccgtatgtctgggggagtggtatacaaataccactcgccaattttcattggccttttatcaaagaacagaggtgtctcaggctcccaagagtgacccctagtgtcactacattgacacaacgtctcgttccctccatcagggaacagaggttatgcaagcaaccaggacatttttcaatgtgctttataaataaataaataaactagttcattttaattaaaggaatgttccaggttcaatacaagttaagctcaatcaacagcatttgtggcataatgttgattgccacaaacattcattttgactcatccctccttttcttaaaaaaaaaaaaagcaaaaatctgggttacagtgaggcactttcaatggaagtgaatgggggtcaatttttcaacattaaaatactttttgttcAAAAgaatagtcacaagacataaagcatatgcatgtaaacatgattttagtgtgatacaatcacttactaactttttctgtgtaaagttatagccaattttacagcttcgttgccatgatgatataatgtcaacaaatcctaaaatgactaaaaatgtcaatttaaaaaactttacagctcaaataatatgctatttttaacagaagaattaatgtaagtgcttttataaaattataagcttcacatttctatgtttaaaccctccaaatattgtccacattcacttttattgttcccattcacttccatttaaggtgcctcactgtaacctcgatttttgcaacattatgccacaaatgctgtcgattgagcttaacttgtattgaacccagaacattcatttcagtAAATTAAGTAATATCATTTTGTTAATTGCTGAAACCAAGAAAAATAGCTttaaagttttgttgttgttgttgttgttgttgtttttatcaaaatgtagatTATAATATtctgatttcatttattttgaacaccaCGCATTTCGTATGTAGATCTGACTACATTCATACTTTATCAAGACTGCCCTAGCAAGTTAAAATGCAATAGGCTATACACCAACACtaaaactgagaaaaattgcttcaaaagtgtttttttttttttgttttgttttgttttttttgtttgttttttttagccaaatgtgtattttaaatagTTCTGACTTCATTATTAGTtcgattttgacaaaatgtgtcttATTTTCTGATATGGAAATTGTTGCATGAAGGGCAGAGGTGCTGAGGGTAACAATGAGTAAATCCTAATTTCCATTTGCGTCATAGTAATGTCACTGGGTTTACTCCTGTTATCATGGGGGAACCTAACTTTGCACAGATAACAGACAACAACCTGATAAAATCAACACGAACAAGTGCTGCAATTTCTCTTCATGATAAGGCTAAGATTCGGTACTGATATTATACATGTTCTGGCCCAGCGCAGGGCTGGTTATGGGCTACTGATTGGCTGAGATTTGGGCCAGTTATGGCCCATGCGTGGCCCTTGTCTGAAAATCCGGATCCGGGCCACTAGAGGGCCGTAATTCATTGCTGTATGTGGGCCAAGGGAAAACAGATTATGTGGACCAGAGCTGGGCCAGACAAAAATTCCTATGTGGGCACTGATGTCATTGCTAAATTACCTCCAACCAGATACACCATACCTTCCCTTTTAGACAAATGAATTCATTGAttgaactgtaaaaataaataaataaataataataatttatttaaatcttGTTTTATAGAGCATTTCAACTTTCAAGAGAGAAAATGAGCTTCAGTGAttcaggaaaaaaaagaaaaaaaaaactttagtgcTAACATTGCATAAGCaatattttctttacaaaatCATTTTAGGTTTTATCAGGTTAGATTAGTGTAAAAGGATTTTAATGGTGGCCTGAATAATGTATGTTTCTGATTAATTAATATGAGGCAGACAGTTTATTTAACTCTAGTCATGATGTTTGACTTAAAAGGCTGCCTGTTCACTGTTATCTATGCAGGATGAGTTTAGTGAAGTCATCAATGTGCAAGCGCAGGTGTGTGCGCTCGTTAACCTCTACATACCAGAGAACGAACCTCTATGTGGACTTCACTAAAATTGGCTGGTTGGGGTGGATAATATCTCCAAGAGGTTATAATGCACACAGTTGCACAGGGTCCCGTCCGTTTCCACTGGGCGAAGGTATACGGGCTACAAATCATGCTACAGTGAGAGCCATCATGAATGCTCTGAAACTGTCACAGGTGGTGAGGAAGCCGTGCTGTGTACTTGATGTGCTTCACCCTATCAGACTCCTGTACTTCAATGACGAATAAAATGTCGTTCTGTATGACGACATGGTTGCGGGCAATTGTGGCTGCCATTAAAATACAGAACGGCATGATGTAAAtttatttgttgatgtgttttttttatttttaaatgtcatatGAGCCTCTCTTCATTGTCAAATGTAAAGATGTCATAATTAGtttctatttaaatatttatttaagggACTCTTTAAaccaaataaatgttaatttcattCAAGCAAAATACAGCAAAGTGTAAAACTGGTGAACTGTCGACCTACCTTTTTCAAGATGTGTTACCCAGTCTGTGAAGTCATGATTGGACAGACTGTTCTTATAGGATGCATCTttaatcagctccctagttcagtagtcagggcactgatctgTGAGATGGCCATTCTAGGGCTTTCCCAATCCCAGAAACATTTCAGCACTGAAACGTTCACTCCCTAAaaattcaatttttgtttaataccAGCTGTGTTTTAATGCACAAGCTCGTAATCATGTCACATTTGATTAAGTCATAaacccaatgttcagtggatcaacATCCTTGCCGGTGCCCAAATTCGTGTTCACAATATactggctatgtttacatgcactcatTTTTGTCAATTCGAATAAATACAATCTGACTGCAGATTCCGAATGTGCTGTTTATATGTCCCCTAAACTTTGCAACCGATACAAATATTcgtttacatgtgcattacataTATTCAGAACAAAACTTCTGCACATGCGAAGAGCATCAGTCATAGAAAGCTGGGAAATTGAGAATGGCACCAAAAACCATAATTTGCgtttttgctttgttgagatatgcaaaaaatatgccagaaaagctttcttcttatGTTACTCACTCTACTCGGCAAACGAAGAATTAGAAGTAGAGTCTAACACCCTGTCTGAATTAACCATGTATTTGCCTCATGCCCATTCCTCCTCCAGTATTACTGAAGGCATTTCTGGATGCGAGTACGAAGTAAAGACAGGTGGGTGACAGTTGTCTTTATAGATGTTGAATGTAAGCaaaataatagggactttaagcaacagctgtggaaaagtatcaataaataacagtttaatatgacacaaatccgactattttacccaaaatgtgtgtgtgctgtgcgtatttatgctcattagatgATTGCGTTGGTTCTCTCACATCACctgaaatcagttgtgagtcgaGTGTCCCATGTGCTGTGGGTGAATGATGCGTGGAGCAGCCGCCTATGTAGAGCGATCAAAAtcggtctcttatgaggcatcatttcagtaagaatgctgccatagaagacagctgcttaTGTAGGCAGAAGACAGCAAGGTAGCTCaataagttttggaacagacccttacTTTCCTAATCTGTCACTTACGACAGATTGTcactatggcaaagaagaaatgctttagaaattatgTTTTCTAAGACAGGTATTGAGTGAAGTTGCACACACGCAATGGAACACAGAACGCCGTATCCTCACctgctgcttaaagtccctattaagaatgacacaacgtttgctttatgtgatgtcatgaaagaacatttgtgccctgcagaatattcagtgCGAGCCCGCATACCCTTAATAATGTGTTTTGTCATTGCTTAGGTTCCCGCTAAGAGTATCATGTGTAAACTTACATATGCACCACACCTCTGCACATGAGCGCAAGGTATTTTAGAATACGATTGAGAAATTAGTTGGATTCAAACatttacatggctaatatttttcttctaaactgattattttaggtctacaccacCCCTTCAGTCGGATGGAAATTTCATTTGGATCCAGCTCAGTCggatcatttttgtgtttacatgaaggcttttcaatcctATTGAGCTATCAGTCTGATTATAAATggattatttggttgcatgtaaacatggctactgattcacaacatagggagctagggagctaaTTGAGACACACCCACggtgaatttggaaacagtatgatgacatttctttagctaaaatcagccTAAGCTTACCGAAATTCCACACTGTCCCTAGTGGCCAAAGCCATAAGAGCTGTTGGTCATATGGGcaggtgtgagctccattttccaggtgaaatgtccacagaggggtggcAATAGTgaattgtgaagcgagttgttttcagctgtacaggctgtaatacagtgaagatgaatgcatattttataaactgtaccccccaacccaaatcccaaactagaaaaaataaaaaagtgtctttagaaggtaatatattattttcatatcattgaacacaaaagaaatccattttgcaattgaatttgtcaatctgtccgaggtagacttattataagggGTCACTTAGGTTGTGGCGTAATAAACACAGCGTTTTGTTTTCACTAGAtggaaacttagaaaaacacatctcaagcCCCCTTGCATCCGAAGTTgcactctgtccagctgtgtttgagcGCAAGaaagtgttctcatcttgtgctgtctgttgTCAGTGTGGTTTGTTGCTTGTACAGAAGCGTGTTCTGTACAGCAGGAGTCGTGCCtattgccccctgctgactaAGACTCATAAAAACAAGAAGGTGGTAGGCctgcttcaagcttgaattgctcctatGGTAGaaaaattccttattatggtccggtgTTATTATGGTATACACAGTGTAAAAATAGCATGTTATTTTTTCTATCTAATttatcgcactgaattaatgtgtaaaatcgacagccttaattaaaattttaaatcaaattaatctaCATGATACAATTCATTGATTAATCaaatcacaattaatcgtatAAAcccatttttataaatatttcacatttaacAGTGTGAGAGGCAAGATGCAAAagatcaaagatgtccatttgACACGTGTGCatagactaaaataaaaaaataaaaatagtctcacaatgtcttgaaatgtattgatgAAGGCAGTGGGTTTGATACAAAAGTGGTTTTCTTGGCTATAGCAATGATGTTTTAAACAGGATGAATATAGAAACTAGACAGGCTTTTAGCGTGCAGACTGTCTAACAGTTACTGTTAGCACACTGTCAGTATGCTAAAACCCTTTAACCTCcaaattcatcccctttaaagcaccacCACTCAAAATATTAAAGCTAAAAAATACATAAACTCAGTAAAATGTACAGCCCAATGTTTTCTGGAGGACCTACAGTAAGTGGCCCCCCTCATCACAGGTGCTGGTTGTCCCCACATCCCCAGATGACAGCCCTGTCCTGACTCATTCTTAGTTTCAACCCGACTCTACAGCAGTTTTAGCAAATGAGCACTTCACTTTCAGAACTCTACCTTAACCACTTGGCGGCGCCAGAGTAGCATTGTTACTGGTTTAGGTGGATGTGATCTGTTggataaaatagaaaatattataCAGATGTAGACTATAGATGTAGTATACATACAGAAATTTGCttgtttatgatacttttattggAATAGTtgtttttctgaagcaaccatccCATCAAATTAATTTCTATATTATTCCAAAATGCACCCCTAAAGTGATGCAGTCAGCATTTGCCAAATATGCTgttttaagcatataaaacactcACATTAATCTCAATTTTACAATACTTTTCTGCTCACCTGTGAAAAATACTGTGGACAAGTATATCCAAAACTCAAATACAAGATATATCAAAATAATCTGTTACATGGCAATTGTCAAACATTTTTGTGAAAGCAAAGGTACTTTCAATACATCATAAATTAAAACTTAAACCTCTTGCTTTTATAAATTAGACAAGTGCTTTTAACAGTAAGAGAACAATTATTGACTAACTTCAAtaagaataaaacatttacaatCTTTGTCTTGTGTACCGTAAACAGCAAACATACTAAAAATATTTTCCCatgtttattagaatgcaagTTCTCATGGGAACTGTGAAAACTATCAAATCTGTTatctaaaaacaatgcaaatccCTGAATTCAGTCTTCATTCAATATCTGGATCATCCACTGGCCCACATGGTCTATATACTATTTATCTAATCTAAATATGTTTTCATCTCACACTGTCAATTTCCTCTTCAGGTGTGTATTCTTGTGGCGTATATACAGACTCAATGTAAGGATGTACCTCTTTACAGTGCTTCTGATAAAAGTCATCCTGCATTTGTTTCTTGTTAGGTGTAATATCCTCCAGGTCATCAGGGGGAATGATAGATCCTGCAGTCCTAACAATAGGTTTCTGTGATGGTAAGGATGAGACAGGCACTGGAACAAAGCCATGATATAGCACAAGTGGTGGTGTGTTCATAACATCCAATGGCTGGGCTTGTTTTACAGCAGCCTCAGGAGACTGTACTCGCAGTTGCACATAACTTTTTGTTTCCGGGTCAAAGAAAGTTTTAGTTTTGACCTGTACTGGCATGTCCACCAGAAAGAATTGTCCTGAGTTAGGGTCCTGTAATAGCTTCCTCTGGGTGAATGGGAAGGACTGTGTTACAATATTGGTTGTGGCTGGTGCATAAGAATGTTCAGTGCTGTTTTGTCGCAAAGGTAGCGCCTTTGGAGTAGAGAGATGCAATGCTTCCACTGATAACTCAGAATTAACTTCATCCCCAGCTTTGTCAGTGCTTTTAGGCTTGTTTTCAAGTTTATCCCTTAAAAATCTATCCAAACTTTGAGTCCTACGTTCCAGTTTTCTGGGTGATTGTTTCTCATTGCTTCGACCTAATCTGTCAGTGTCGGTATTTGTTTTGctgttgtcaaaatgatccatATAGTTTGATTTGTGATCTTGTCGTTTCTCAGTGCTATGGCTCTTTGTATCACCAGTTTTGCTTGTTTGTCTATCTTTGCTTTTGGTTGCATGTTGTAATGTTTTACTGGGATCATTCGCTTCCGTGTTTTGGCTCTTGTGACCACTGTGATGTCTAGCATTTTTATCGCTGCTTTGAGTTTTGGACTTAAGTGTTTCATCAAGGTAATGTTCACTATGTTTACTGCTGAGTCGGTCACTGCTTAGTGACCAGTGTTCTAATCTGTCACTATGTACTTTGTCAGTGCTGTGGCGCCTCCTCTCAGCTTTCTGGCTGCCACTTTTGTCGGTGCTCCTGCCTTTACATTCAGATTTGCTGTTAGCTTCAGCTTTTTGGATCCTCCGTGTGGCAAGCTTCATGGCACGCCGTAGAGCCTTCTCGGTTTTTGGAGGGACTACAGGTGGCTTGTTCTGGCCATGACTGTCGTTTCCACTGCAGACTGAACCAGATCTCTCACTGGGTGCCTTGGAACCCTCTGCATCCTCTGCCGGTGCAGTGCTAGAGATGTTCTCCTCCACTGTATCTCCAGCGCTTGTTGCACAGCTGTCCATCTCCTCAAATAAAGTGCTCACAGCAGAGCCTCGTTCCTCCTCCTCAGACACAGAGATACGTCCAACTGAAAGCTTTCCATCCTTGACTGCAGTGAGTTGAGATGCTGGAGGGGACAAGAGATGCATTGTTGGTTGGAATGGCTGGGGGCTCCTGACCGCTGTGTTACCTGGAGAATGCATACAGTCCTTGAAGATGTCCAGATCTTTTTGAGATAATTGTTGACCCATCTTGTGTAGATCCTTGGGTGAGTTGTGACTGTGCGATATTTGTGTGAGGTTCTTAGCAGACTCAATCAAGCAGTGTACccatccccttttctccacatCACTTGGTGGAGAAACAACTCTGTCAGAGACATCTGACTCACTTTCATGATTGCTAAAATAACAGGAATCCATTTTTGGCCTCTGGAAATCCTCAGATTTTCCATCTACTTTTTCCTTCACATCACAAACCTCTGTTTTACTTGAGAAATCTTCTAGATTTGACTGTGACCCCTGTTCTGATTTGTGCAACAGGGAGAGTTCATTTGAGGATAGACTGCTGTGATGTGTTTGTTTACCATTTGATGTAGAAAAGGATTGCGATTGTCCAAGGATGTCATGTTCTGTAATACTGTCCTTTGTGCCTGTCTCTGCTTTGATAAACTCAAAGGACAAAGTTGTCCCCTCAGTAAGTTGTTCCTCATCTTCCCCCACACTTTTGACCCTTTCTGAGCTTGAAAGTCcaagaagtacatttaaaaattctTTAACATagcttttgcaatgacctttagATTTGTTCTGATTGTCTCCTGACTCTTTCAGACTTACAAATCCCTCTTCCTTGTCCTGTGTTCCATTTACCTTGTTATCTTGTATTTCTTGCTTGTTGTTTGTGAGGTCACTTATAACCTTTTGAAAGTCTTGGGTGTCATCATGTTTCCTTTCTGAATCAGATTGTTCCTGACCTTTCTCTGATACTTTGGAAGGGCTGTCAGACATTCTTTCATTCTCTGAATCCATGTCTTTTTCGATAATAGAATAAGTTTCACTTTCAGGACAACTGACTGTGAGTTTTGGTATAacagttttatgttttattttgtcttttgcaGCCAGTTCATTGGGTCCTTCTTCCGACTTTTCTGAACCTTCTACAGGCAGACATTTATGAACATCTTTGCGGTGCACCCCACTTTCTTTGTCATATTTCTTTTTCAGGGCTGATACGTTTCCTCTCACTGGGCCTTGATTCCTTGATTGACTTGGCTGAGCTTTGCTGACCTCCTTACATACCATTTCCTCAGTTTTGACTGATGTGTTACCTTGTCTTTTTAAGTCTTTATTGCCTTCTGTCTTTTTAACTACTCTATCATCACTCGGACAATCACTTATCCCCCTTCTTGGGGGTACCTTGGGTTTATAGAAATTTCCCTTTTTCTTAACACCTAATTCTTCCTTATACTGTCCCAAACTGTGAATATCTCCACTTTCCAAATGATCATCTCTTTTTGTATGCTCATTTGCATGActtatatttttattcatcaaCACTTTCTCTTGGATTCCAAGTACTTTATCACCCTTGCTAGCATTATCTGTGTTCCTTTCTTGTTCCCCTATGTACAATGAACTTACACCATGTTTGGCCACCTCCTCTGACATCATTCCAACAGTTTTGCCACTTGTTTTAAAAGCAGATACACTTTTTAGACCATTGCCATCTTTTGTGTTTTTCTCCTTGTCACTCATCATGTTCATACTTGTCTGTTGGTCCTCTCCATTGATGGGTAACTCATGACCATCTTGTTCTTTTTCATAGCCAACTCTATTCCTATCATTGATTGAACCTCCTGCGATTGAGATTTGACCCTTACCTTTCAATTTCTTTTGTTCTCTTTCAGCAATTACTTCCTCTAAAGCTACTTTGGCCAGGTTAAATTTATCTATGATTAAGTTATCTTTCTTTAAGGGTACAGTTGTCTTATTTGGCACCTGTTCCATTGATGCAAATAGTGCTCTTTTTGCAGAAATGTTTCCCTTCATGGAGAAAGCCTCATTCTTTACTTGTTGCTCACTTTGAGTTTCTAAAACACTCTTTGATATGATACTGTTCTGGTCTTTATTTGTAGTAGCCTCAGCTCTGACATTAACACTTTCATTTAATAGTGGTCCACCCACTTTGGTTTGAACAAGTACTTTATCTTTATGAATGCCTGTATTATGCTCCTCTTGTTTTATCTCTTCTGTTTTTGGATTTTTGGAATGCCTGCACCActcatcattataatttttatcatTTATAGCCAACAACACTTTGTTTGCACTAAAGTCACCATCATTATCGTCAATGTCTGTACTTACAAATCTCTgacttttaatgtaattgttcTGTCTTGCAGAAAACACGTGCTTTGCTCCTGCCTCCTTTCTGTTGGGTTCCTTTTCTTTTACAGGGCTTTTCTGTTTGCTGActtctttattttttaacttaTCTTTGGTTTGACTTCCATCATAAATGGCTTGTTCATCCGTTTCTTTTACTTTTGGGCTTATTCCAGACTTGTTCTCAAGAACACTTTCTCTATATAAACTTACTGTGGGGTTTTCAGTATCCATCACTGACTCTAGGGGATTCATTTTGCTTGGCAGCTCTTTAATGACACCTTTAAATAGTTTACTTGGATTATTACTCTCTGTATTATGATGTTTGCTGTGCTCTTCATCTTTATCTGTGAAAATACAAGAGCTGGTGTCAACCACAGTTTGAGCATTTGCTCTGATGTTAATTTCCTCAGGACTAGCTTTTGGATACAACTGTAGTGATGGGTATACTGCCTTGTTAGCTGCAGGGCTCCTGTTTGATTTGAAGGGACTTCCAGATTGAAGCAGACTTAATGCCAAATAGTCATCTGGCATACTTCCATTTGCAATTCCTTGAGGAAAACAAATTTGAGCGTCTGTAAATTCCAAAAGGGTACTCATTGGAGAGATGATGGCTTTTTGGCAAGCAGGTGATATAGTTTTATCTTCTGAAATATCTGGAATTTCATGTAAATCTTTTGAAACTAACACCTTGGGCAGGGGAGACTCTTTGCTTTGACCTATTGTATCCAAACCTTTAAACTTGGGCGGGCTATACATTGTCTTAACCCGTTTTCTATTGTCCTTGAGATTGAACAACAAGTTTGATGCAATGGATTTGTACCCCTCTCGCTTAATCTCAGGTAATGGATACATCTCTCTCTCAGGGAGTTGTGGAAATTCTAGGGCAGTTGGAGAGAGCACAGCTTGCAGTATCTCTGAGGTCCCTGTCCCATGTCTGGAAGGTATAACTGGTGTCAAAAGCTGTGAAATACTGAAAGGAGTTGAAGTAGTGGAGGTCTGGTCCTCTATTGTCTGCACCTCTTTTTTAAATGGTGGTGCACTTCCCTCTTCAGGATTTGACCTCTTGCAAACTGGTAGGTTAATGAGAGAATGCCCCACAGGAAGAGCACTCTTTGCTCTGCTTCTGTTTTTTCGCCAGGGGACACAAGTCTCCCCCTTTTCTGAATTACATCTCTGTTCAGCAGCAAGCAGAGAAGCCTTACTTGGAATATTGTACTGTATAATGTgctctgtctctatctttggttTTGGGGGTACACTGGGTGGAGTGGATTGCACAGACTCAAGTTGTGGCTTAGATTGATGAGTCTCTATTTGTTTGGGGcacttttcaaaaatgtttcccaCTGACCTGGGGAAACTTAATTTATAGTGTCCATGTGCTGCAGCTAATTCTTTGTAAAAAGGCGAATCATACCATTCTGGTGACCTATTGCTTAGCATAATCTCTGAAATGTTCTCCTGCCCAATTGAGAATTTATTAAAATCCCCCCATGACAGGAATGGGCTGAATTCACTGTGAAGGAAAAAGTTTTTGGATTTCAGTTTTCTCAGTTTGTTGTTTTTGCTATGTTTACTTTTAGAGGATTTTTCTGAGGGTATCGATGCATCCTTGTTTGATTTTTTGGCAGACCCTTTTTCAGCTGATTTGAGGTGATTCTCGACCGTGGAAAGATGTTCCGCTGCCAAACTATGATGATCTGCAGAAAACTCTGAGAGCTCCTTTTGGATGCTGAGTAGAGCAGATTTGTCCCATGAATCACCATTTGTCATCTTAGTATCTTCACCGTTCTTCTTGGCCTCAAACACTGCAAAAAGTGACAAGTCTTTGAAAGACTGATTTGATCTACTCAATGCATCATTCATGCCATTAAGGGGGTAAGAATTAAGTTTCTTAACAGAAGAAAACAAGCTCTCTTGGGTCTTTTTTGAGACCTCCTCCACCAGTGGCTTGTGGCAGCTGACTGGAGAAGGAGAGAACTCCGAGTCATTATAGATTGCTTCATCTCCAATACATAGACTCTTGAAAGAGCGATCTGTCAGACTCATTACCTCCCGATCTATTTCATCCATAAAGCTATCAAGATAACGGAGGTGCTGCATGCTTGTTTTGTGGCTTGTATGCCGCTTCTCCTGGTTGCTCATGATGAATGCTTGTGCCCAGTTCCTTCAATCTGATGCTGAATTACCTGGTGTGACATTTCTTGCAGTCATCACCACATATTGCCCATTACATTGTGATTTTCctgacaaagaaaaaagaaataatatatatatttgccagACAACAGTGAAAAGCCAAAAGTCAGTAACTTTAAAACAACTAACTTTTATATTTAAGAACAAAAACAGCT includes the following:
- the LOC127427437 gene encoding uncharacterized protein LOC127427437 isoform X1 gives rise to the protein MSNQEKRHTSHKTSMQHLRYLDSFMDEIDREVMSLTDRSFKSLCIGDEAIYNDSEFSPSPVSCHKPLVEEVSKKTQESLFSSVKKLNSYPLNGMNDALSRSNQSFKDLSLFAVFEAKKNGEDTKMTNGDSWDKSALLSIQKELSEFSADHHSLAAEHLSTVENHLKSAEKGSAKKSNKDASIPSEKSSKSKHSKNNKLRKLKSKNFFLHSEFSPFLSWGDFNKFSIGQENISEIMLSNRSPEWYDSPFYKELAAAHGHYKLSFPRSVGNIFEKCPKQIETHQSKPQLESVQSTPPSVPPKPKIETEHIIQYNIPSKASLLAAEQRCNSEKGETCVPWRKNRSRAKSALPVGHSLINLPVCKRSNPEEGSAPPFKKEVQTIEDQTSTTSTPFSISQLLTPVIPSRHGTGTSEILQAVLSPTALEFPQLPEREMYPLPEIKREGYKSIASNLLFNLKDNRKRVKTMYSPPKFKGLDTIGQSKESPLPKVLVSKDLHEIPDISEDKTISPACQKAIISPMSTLLEFTDAQICFPQGIANGSMPDDYLALSLLQSGSPFKSNRSPAANKAVYPSLQLYPKASPEEINIRANAQTVVDTSSCIFTDKDEEHSKHHNTESNNPSKLFKGVIKELPSKMNPLESVMDTENPTVSLYRESVLENKSGISPKVKETDEQAIYDGSQTKDKLKNKEVSKQKSPVKEKEPNRKEAGAKHVFSARQNNYIKSQRFVSTDIDDNDGDFSANKVLLAINDKNYNDEWCRHSKNPKTEEIKQEEHNTGIHKDKVLVQTKVGGPLLNESVNVRAEATTNKDQNSIISKSVLETQSEQQVKNEAFSMKGNISAKRALFASMEQVPNKTTVPLKKDNLIIDKFNLAKVALEEVIAEREQKKLKGKGQISIAGGSINDRNRVGYEKEQDGHELPINGEDQQTSMNMMSDKEKNTKDGNGLKSVSAFKTSGKTVGMMSEEVAKHGVSSLYIGEQERNTDNASKGDKVLGIQEKVLMNKNISHANEHTKRDDHLESGDIHSLGQYKEELGVKKKGNFYKPKVPPRRGISDCPSDDRVVKKTEGNKDLKRQGNTSVKTEEMVCKEVSKAQPSQSRNQGPVRGNVSALKKKYDKESGVHRKDVHKCLPVEGSEKSEEGPNELAAKDKIKHKTVIPKLTVSCPESETYSIIEKDMDSENERMSDSPSKVSEKGQEQSDSERKHDDTQDFQKVISDLTNNKQEIQDNKVNGTQDKEEGFVSLKESGDNQNKSKGHCKSYVKEFLNVLLGLSSSERVKSVGEDEEQLTEGTTLSFEFIKAETGTKDSITEHDILGQSQSFSTSNGKQTHHSSLSSNELSLLHKSEQGSQSNLEDFSSKTEVCDVKEKVDGKSEDFQRPKMDSCYFSNHESESDVSDRVVSPPSDVEKRGWVHCLIESAKNLTQISHSHNSPKDLHKMGQQLSQKDLDIFKDCMHSPGNTAVRSPQPFQPTMHLLSPPASQLTAVKDGKLSVGRISVSEEEERGSAVSTLFEEMDSCATSAGDTVEENISSTAPAEDAEGSKAPSERSGSVCSGNDSHGQNKPPVVPPKTEKALRRAMKLATRRIQKAEANSKSECKGRSTDKSGSQKAERRRHSTDKVHSDRLEHWSLSSDRLSSKHSEHYLDETLKSKTQSSDKNARHHSGHKSQNTEANDPSKTLQHATKSKDRQTSKTGDTKSHSTEKRQDHKSNYMDHFDNSKTNTDTDRLGRSNEKQSPRKLERRTQSLDRFLRDKLENKPKSTDKAGDEVNSELSVEALHLSTPKALPLRQNSTEHSYAPATTNIVTQSFPFTQRKLLQDPNSGQFFLVDMPVQVKTKTFFDPETKSYVQLRVQSPEAAVKQAQPLDVMNTPPLVLYHGFVPVPVSSLPSQKPIVRTAGSIIPPDDLEDITPNKKQMQDDFYQKHCKEVHPYIESVYTPQEYTPEEEIDSVR